One genomic region from Pseudochaenichthys georgianus chromosome 15, fPseGeo1.2, whole genome shotgun sequence encodes:
- the sertad2b gene encoding SERTA domain-containing protein 2b isoform X1, which produces MRYMFGKGAKRKLGEDEEGLEGKTLEGSLAGGGFGFCPEGLSKVSYTLQRQTIFNISLMKLYSHRPLGEPSLERRVLINNMLRRIQDELKQEGSLRPLLLPPSPPPDDPMDEGFREAPSSFGVLSVQVSQPSALLMPAIVPPPSPHPMVPPNCQASQACPNHGGVCLAPLEACLTPASLLEEDGTDSAFCTPTPPTPPMSPPTLQPPPLPSALLSQTAPRVPAPASSNDCLPSALSDMELAPPTAITRTAAANTNTETTSLAPTPLTQPSPLETLSPAHTGLPRDCRTVGVKPEADSVLLADARCAELRPMDTLPTLPPAGLADISSSSSSPSGFLSDLALDDVLFADIDTSMYDFDPCTTGGAVGVAAGGITKLSAVVTADDLLKSLALPYSGPAPQVSANQPFKIDLTELDHIMEVLVGS; this is translated from the coding sequence ATATATGTTCGGTAAAGGTGCGAAGCGGAAGCTGGGCGAGGATGAAGAGGGGTTGGAAGGCAAAACGCTGGAGGGGTCGCTGGCGGGGGGGGGCTTCGGCTTCTGTCCAGAGGGCCTGTCCAAGGTGTCGTACACCCTGCAGCGGCAGACCATCTTCAACATCTCCCTCATGAAGCTGTACAGCCATCGGCCCCTCGGGGAGCCCAGCCTGGAGCGCCGTGTCCTCATCAACAACATGCTGCGCCGCATCCAGGACGAGCTGAAGCAGGAGGGGTCCCTGCGGCCCCTGCTGCTCCCCCCCTCTCCACCGCCCGACGACCCCATGGACGAGGGCTTCCGTGAGGCGCCATCTTCCTTTGGTGTTCTGTCAGTGCAGGTATCCCAGCCTTCTGCGCTGCTGATGCCGGCGATCGTTCCACCGCCTTCCCCCCACCCAATGGTGCCTCCCAACTGCCAGGCATCCCAGGCCTGCCCCAACCATGGAGGGGTCTGCCTCGCCCCTCTGGAAGCCTGCCTCACACCAGCCTCTTTACTAGAGGAGGATGGTACAGATTCCGCCTTTTGTACTCCCACCCCACCCACTCCTCCAATGTCGCCGCCCACGCTGCAGCCTCCCCCGTTACCTTCGGCACTTCTGAGCCAGACGGCCCCCCGGGTCCCTGCGCCGGCCTCGTCCAACGACTGTTTACCCTCCGCTCTGAGTGACATGGAGTTGGCTCCTCCCACAGCCATAACAAGGACAGCAGCAGCTAATACTAATACCGAGACTACCTCCCTGGCTCCCACGCCACTCACCCAGCCCTCCCCCTTAGAAACGCTCTCCCCTGCTCACACAGGCCTACCAAGAGACTGCAGGACTGTGGGAGTTAAACCAGAGGCAGATAGCGTCTTGCTAGCTGATGCCCGTTGTGCCGAGCTGCGGCCGATGGACACTCTGCCCACACTGCCCCCTGCTGGCCTGGCAGAtatttcctcctcctcttcctccccctcgGGGTTCCTCTCAGACTTGGCACTGGACGACGTCCTGTTTGCCGACATCGACACGTCCATGTATGACTTTGACCCCTGTACGACGGGGGGGGCTGTGGGCGTGGCGGCAGGCGGCATCACCAAACTGTCGGCGGTGGTGACGGCGGACGACCTCCTCAAATCGCTGGCTTTGCCGTACAGTGGCCCCGCCCCCCaggtttcagccaatcagcctTTCAAAATTGATCTGACAGAACTGGACCACATCATGGAGGTGTTGGTGGGGTCGTGA
- the sertad2b gene encoding SERTA domain-containing protein 2b isoform X2 produces MFGKGAKRKLGEDEEGLEGKTLEGSLAGGGFGFCPEGLSKVSYTLQRQTIFNISLMKLYSHRPLGEPSLERRVLINNMLRRIQDELKQEGSLRPLLLPPSPPPDDPMDEGFREAPSSFGVLSVQVSQPSALLMPAIVPPPSPHPMVPPNCQASQACPNHGGVCLAPLEACLTPASLLEEDGTDSAFCTPTPPTPPMSPPTLQPPPLPSALLSQTAPRVPAPASSNDCLPSALSDMELAPPTAITRTAAANTNTETTSLAPTPLTQPSPLETLSPAHTGLPRDCRTVGVKPEADSVLLADARCAELRPMDTLPTLPPAGLADISSSSSSPSGFLSDLALDDVLFADIDTSMYDFDPCTTGGAVGVAAGGITKLSAVVTADDLLKSLALPYSGPAPQVSANQPFKIDLTELDHIMEVLVGS; encoded by the coding sequence ATGTTCGGTAAAGGTGCGAAGCGGAAGCTGGGCGAGGATGAAGAGGGGTTGGAAGGCAAAACGCTGGAGGGGTCGCTGGCGGGGGGGGGCTTCGGCTTCTGTCCAGAGGGCCTGTCCAAGGTGTCGTACACCCTGCAGCGGCAGACCATCTTCAACATCTCCCTCATGAAGCTGTACAGCCATCGGCCCCTCGGGGAGCCCAGCCTGGAGCGCCGTGTCCTCATCAACAACATGCTGCGCCGCATCCAGGACGAGCTGAAGCAGGAGGGGTCCCTGCGGCCCCTGCTGCTCCCCCCCTCTCCACCGCCCGACGACCCCATGGACGAGGGCTTCCGTGAGGCGCCATCTTCCTTTGGTGTTCTGTCAGTGCAGGTATCCCAGCCTTCTGCGCTGCTGATGCCGGCGATCGTTCCACCGCCTTCCCCCCACCCAATGGTGCCTCCCAACTGCCAGGCATCCCAGGCCTGCCCCAACCATGGAGGGGTCTGCCTCGCCCCTCTGGAAGCCTGCCTCACACCAGCCTCTTTACTAGAGGAGGATGGTACAGATTCCGCCTTTTGTACTCCCACCCCACCCACTCCTCCAATGTCGCCGCCCACGCTGCAGCCTCCCCCGTTACCTTCGGCACTTCTGAGCCAGACGGCCCCCCGGGTCCCTGCGCCGGCCTCGTCCAACGACTGTTTACCCTCCGCTCTGAGTGACATGGAGTTGGCTCCTCCCACAGCCATAACAAGGACAGCAGCAGCTAATACTAATACCGAGACTACCTCCCTGGCTCCCACGCCACTCACCCAGCCCTCCCCCTTAGAAACGCTCTCCCCTGCTCACACAGGCCTACCAAGAGACTGCAGGACTGTGGGAGTTAAACCAGAGGCAGATAGCGTCTTGCTAGCTGATGCCCGTTGTGCCGAGCTGCGGCCGATGGACACTCTGCCCACACTGCCCCCTGCTGGCCTGGCAGAtatttcctcctcctcttcctccccctcgGGGTTCCTCTCAGACTTGGCACTGGACGACGTCCTGTTTGCCGACATCGACACGTCCATGTATGACTTTGACCCCTGTACGACGGGGGGGGCTGTGGGCGTGGCGGCAGGCGGCATCACCAAACTGTCGGCGGTGGTGACGGCGGACGACCTCCTCAAATCGCTGGCTTTGCCGTACAGTGGCCCCGCCCCCCaggtttcagccaatcagcctTTCAAAATTGATCTGACAGAACTGGACCACATCATGGAGGTGTTGGTGGGGTCGTGA